One region of Nitrosopumilaceae archaeon genomic DNA includes:
- a CDS encoding SDR family oxidoreductase: protein MRKIIITGSEGLLGSEICKFFEKDNKIYKLDLELGHDLTDEKFVKKWFKNNHANYLINCFALNDHVNAERKKRTVFDIPLESFSNYMEVNLTALFSVCREFARNNKTGAIVNFSSYLGIVSSRPDMYEGSHKDIGYCVSKAGVIHLTKYLAVHFAPNIRVNCLVPGGTFLNQSSKFVKKYSELTPMSRMMRKNELNDLTDYLCSEKSSYVTGAAIVVDGGYSIW from the coding sequence ATGAGAAAAATAATAATTACTGGTTCTGAAGGTCTTCTAGGATCTGAAATTTGTAAGTTTTTTGAAAAGGACAATAAAATTTACAAATTAGATCTTGAATTAGGACATGATCTGACTGATGAAAAATTTGTAAAAAAATGGTTTAAGAATAACCATGCAAATTATTTGATAAATTGTTTTGCATTAAACGATCATGTAAATGCTGAAAGGAAAAAAAGAACTGTATTTGATATTCCATTAGAATCATTTTCCAATTATATGGAAGTTAACTTGACAGCACTATTTTCTGTTTGCAGAGAATTTGCAAGAAATAATAAAACAGGAGCAATTGTTAATTTTTCATCATATTTGGGAATAGTTTCCTCAAGACCTGATATGTATGAGGGCTCACACAAGGATATCGGCTACTGTGTATCCAAAGCTGGTGTAATACATCTTACAAAATATCTAGCTGTTCATTTTGCACCAAATATACGAGTAAATTGTCTTGTACCAGGTGGGACTTTCCTAAATCAAAGCAGTAAATTTGTTAAAAAATACTCAGAATTGACTCCCATGTCACGTATGATGAGAAAGAATGAGTTGAATGACTTGACTGATTATCTATGCAGTGAAAAATCTAGCTATGTTACAGGTGCAGCAATTGTTGTAGACGGTGGTTATTCTATATGGTAA
- a CDS encoding CDP-glycerol glycerophosphotransferase family protein translates to MTSNMDILKILIPLHTMPDTKSFITLFFENLLPVIQNRTKVQIMWLVYTPEKLPVIQQNNSENIILDIHNYKNALDVIQKEKPDIIYASETWQFIDYALSSTAKVFHIPVFCVVYSNIWIAKSATKNMISNLSRFFQDSIPTDTEQQKKKFMRRGRFYIYKYLFMLRTMMVLKKDRLQSLFTIWKFVLSDRLDPRFASETIQFLENESLIKQRLDLGFNKSNLIVTGNPIYDAAFHKMSNQKDTDKKDGIIRVLFAPSTLYEHGFWTSKQREYAVQETVKQIVQNGKEMSLTVKIHPSSSVLSDYKSLIHSIDSSIPVYQKGDIQDFLKDVDVVVSFQSSTAEVYALLSKRPIIICNFFNIQGDVFLEQGLAIDCKEPSSIVSSIHTALLSDLPLEQKRENFIREFMYRWDGRAGERICNKIIELVEKRKVNQ, encoded by the coding sequence ATGACAAGCAATATGGATATTTTAAAAATTTTAATTCCACTACACACCATGCCTGATACTAAATCCTTTATCACATTATTTTTTGAAAATCTTTTGCCAGTTATACAAAATAGAACTAAAGTACAAATAATGTGGCTGGTTTATACTCCTGAAAAACTACCTGTAATACAGCAAAATAACTCGGAGAACATTATTTTAGATATTCATAATTATAAAAATGCTCTAGATGTAATCCAAAAGGAAAAACCTGATATCATCTATGCAAGCGAGACATGGCAGTTTATTGATTATGCCTTGTCTTCAACTGCCAAAGTTTTTCATATTCCAGTGTTTTGTGTGGTATACAGCAACATCTGGATTGCAAAAAGTGCCACTAAAAATATGATATCTAATTTAAGCCGGTTTTTTCAAGATTCAATTCCAACTGATACAGAACAACAAAAAAAGAAATTTATGCGAAGGGGTAGATTTTACATTTACAAATATCTTTTCATGTTAAGAACTATGATGGTCTTAAAGAAAGACAGATTACAATCCCTCTTTACTATTTGGAAATTTGTTCTCTCTGATCGACTTGATCCAAGATTTGCTAGTGAAACCATACAATTTTTGGAAAATGAAAGTCTCATAAAACAAAGACTTGATTTAGGTTTTAACAAATCAAACCTTATTGTAACTGGTAATCCAATTTATGATGCAGCTTTTCATAAAATGTCAAATCAAAAAGATACAGACAAAAAAGATGGTATTATTCGTGTATTATTTGCACCTTCAACATTGTACGAACATGGATTTTGGACTAGCAAGCAAAGAGAGTATGCTGTTCAAGAAACTGTTAAACAAATTGTACAAAATGGAAAGGAAATGTCATTAACAGTTAAAATTCATCCTTCGTCTTCGGTTCTCTCGGATTATAAATCGCTGATCCATTCAATAGACTCATCGATACCTGTTTACCAGAAGGGCGATATCCAGGATTTTCTAAAAGATGTTGATGTAGTAGTATCTTTTCAATCCAGCACTGCCGAGGTTTATGCACTGTTATCAAAAAGACCAATTATAATATGTAATTTTTTCAATATTCAGGGAGACGTATTTTTGGAACAAGGTTTAGCCATTGATTGTAAAGAGCCATCCTCAATAGTTTCATCAATTCATACTGCATTATTGTCTGATCTTCCATTAGAACAAAAGCGTGAAAATTTCATTAGGGAATTTATGTACAGGTGGGATGGACGTGCTGGAGAACGAATCTGTAATAAAATCATTGAATTAGTTGAGAAAAGAAAGGTAAATCAATAA
- a CDS encoding acyltransferase, with protein MKKNQQRKWQKPIIKHSKLTKYNYIVQYPEKLILGKNFDIGTFTYINSQYGVEIGNNVQIGSHCSIYSNSTIDKKHGRIVLKNNCKIGTHSTIMPNVIIGENSIVGAYSFVNKNIPKNELWIGVPAKFKSKIKII; from the coding sequence ATGAAAAAAAACCAACAAAGAAAATGGCAAAAACCGATCATTAAGCATAGCAAACTAACCAAATATAATTACATAGTTCAATATCCAGAAAAACTGATACTTGGTAAGAATTTTGACATTGGCACATTTACTTACATAAACAGTCAATACGGAGTTGAAATCGGTAACAATGTTCAAATTGGTTCTCATTGTTCAATTTATTCTAATTCTACCATTGATAAAAAACATGGAAGAATTGTTTTAAAGAATAACTGTAAAATTGGTACCCATAGTACTATAATGCCTAATGTAATAATTGGAGAAAATTCCATTGTCGGTGCATACTCATTTGTTAATAAAAATATCCCAAAAAATGAATTATGGATTGGCGTTCCTGCAAAATTCAAATCTAAGATAAAAATTATATGA
- the neuC gene encoding UDP-N-acetylglucosamine 2-epimerase, with amino-acid sequence MKKRKILVTTGTRAEYGILRPILHAILKSKKLDLYLIVTGMHLSKKHGLTINEIKKDGFKIFATVDMIPKGDTTYFMSEAVGRGIIEFSKILNKVRPDINLILGDRDEMLASSIAAYHMNIPNAHIHGGDKSGGIDEYNRHAITKISNIHFAATKKSKERIIKMGENPRYVFFTGSPTVDEIANKQITSKSNLEKKYGIKFTGKEILLLQHPVTTQTELAEKQIRTILNAIVKTKRITIAIGPNSDAGNNKIFETLKLFSRKYPFIKMYRSMPRNDYLGMLENCGVLVGNSSSGMIEAGYFHIPVINIGTRQEGRERSKNVFDIKDTAVKTIYRTISKALKSRKTINSIDNYIYGTGNASKKITSLLEKLDLNKNLIQKQLSY; translated from the coding sequence ATGAAAAAAAGAAAAATTTTAGTCACAACTGGAACAAGGGCAGAATATGGAATATTGCGCCCAATTTTACATGCTATATTGAAAAGTAAAAAATTAGATCTATACTTAATAGTTACAGGCATGCATTTATCTAAAAAACATGGGTTAACAATTAATGAAATTAAAAAAGATGGGTTCAAAATTTTTGCTACCGTTGATATGATTCCAAAAGGAGATACCACATATTTTATGTCAGAAGCAGTAGGAAGAGGAATCATCGAATTTTCCAAAATTCTTAACAAAGTACGACCTGATATTAATCTGATATTAGGTGACAGAGACGAAATGTTGGCATCATCTATTGCCGCCTATCACATGAATATTCCTAATGCGCACATACATGGAGGGGATAAATCTGGCGGTATTGATGAATACAATCGTCACGCTATTACAAAAATATCAAATATTCATTTTGCAGCAACTAAAAAAAGTAAAGAACGGATAATAAAAATGGGGGAAAATCCACGATATGTTTTTTTCACTGGTTCTCCTACTGTGGATGAAATTGCAAATAAACAGATCACTAGTAAAAGTAATCTGGAGAAAAAATATGGGATAAAGTTTACTGGAAAGGAAATTTTATTATTACAACATCCGGTTACTACACAAACTGAGCTTGCTGAAAAACAAATTCGAACTATACTTAATGCTATTGTCAAGACAAAAAGAATAACTATTGCAATTGGACCAAACTCAGATGCTGGGAACAACAAGATTTTTGAAACCTTGAAATTATTTTCTAGAAAATACCCTTTTATCAAAATGTATAGATCTATGCCAAGAAATGACTATCTTGGAATGCTAGAAAATTGTGGTGTATTAGTTGGTAATTCAAGTAGTGGCATGATAGAAGCTGGCTATTTTCATATCCCTGTTATTAATATTGGAACACGTCAAGAAGGTAGAGAGAGGAGTAAAAACGTATTTGACATAAAAGATACGGCAGTAAAAACGATTTATCGGACAATATCAAAAGCATTAAAATCAAGAAAAACTATAAACTCAATTGACAACTATATTTATGGAACTGGCAATGCTTCAAAGAAAATTACAAGTCTCCTTGAAAAACTTGATTTGAATAAGAATTTAATCCAGAAACAATTATCATATTGA
- a CDS encoding polysaccharide biosynthesis protein, translating to MTKLNPILTKELKNKIILITGGAGSVGAVLVKSVLEYPIKSVRVLDIDEHALFRLNRSVKDARLRLLLGSITDKERIEMAGNKADIVFHLAAIKNIEISEFNPIETIDTNINGTINMIKMSIRNKPKKFLNISTDKAADASTLYGTTKQIGERLTSWAGVHISPTKFASVRFGNVIETRGNVFEIWDEELKNNKPLSITDITMERYFFHVNDAVNFILECLPLVNQGEIFVPKMKSHKIKDLAMKLSKKHKIIGLRQGEKVEEVLITKTEKKIAEEKKNMWIIKQYSS from the coding sequence ATGACTAAATTGAACCCAATCCTCACTAAAGAATTAAAAAATAAAATAATTTTGATTACTGGTGGAGCTGGTAGTGTAGGTGCAGTTTTAGTAAAAAGTGTCCTAGAATATCCAATTAAATCTGTAAGAGTGTTAGATATAGATGAACATGCTTTATTTAGATTAAATCGTTCTGTAAAAGATGCTAGATTAAGATTATTGCTAGGTAGTATAACAGACAAGGAACGAATTGAAATGGCAGGCAATAAAGCAGACATAGTTTTCCACTTGGCAGCAATAAAAAACATTGAAATTTCTGAATTCAATCCCATAGAGACCATTGATACCAACATTAATGGAACTATCAACATGATTAAAATGTCAATACGAAATAAACCAAAAAAATTCTTAAACATAAGTACTGACAAAGCAGCTGATGCCTCAACTTTATATGGAACCACAAAACAAATTGGTGAAAGACTGACAAGTTGGGCTGGTGTTCATATAAGCCCAACCAAATTTGCCTCAGTGCGTTTTGGCAATGTAATTGAAACAAGAGGAAATGTGTTTGAAATTTGGGATGAAGAATTAAAAAATAATAAACCGCTTTCAATAACTGACATAACAATGGAAAGATATTTTTTTCACGTAAATGATGCTGTTAATTTTATTTTAGAATGTTTACCACTAGTTAATCAAGGGGAAATCTTTGTTCCAAAAATGAAATCTCATAAAATTAAGGATCTTGCCATGAAACTTTCAAAAAAACATAAAATAATTGGATTACGACAAGGAGAAAAAGTAGAAGAAGTTCTCATAACAAAGACTGAAAAAAAAATAGCTGAAGAAAAAAAGAATATGTGGATTATAAAGCAATATTCTTCATAA
- a CDS encoding Gfo/Idh/MocA family oxidoreductase: protein MKALVVGYGSIGKRHIDNLSSFPDVEILVYTRRKYDSFLRRKKCKILHSLEDCLNENPHIAILANVTSLHVKIAIKLANAGINLFIEKPLSNSIERVETLLKLVKKRKLVTLMGCNFRFHPCIKAIKKIISNNEIGRIISVRVENGSFLPNWHPYEKYPNSYASREELGGGVVLTCIHEIDYLYWFFGNVKEVFSITGKFSDLKISAEDLSAALLRFQNNIIAEIHLDYFQSPPVRSCKILGTDGTIYWDLDTNTVKMYNVKRKKWIEKLKLQNYNNNDMYIEELSHFLKSIKTKQKTINSIEEGFRVLKIALAIKKSSKIKKVITIN, encoded by the coding sequence TTGAAAGCACTTGTTGTAGGTTATGGCTCTATTGGAAAACGTCATATTGATAATCTATCATCTTTTCCAGATGTAGAAATTTTAGTTTACACTAGGCGTAAGTATGATAGCTTTTTACGAAGAAAAAAATGTAAAATACTCCATTCTTTAGAAGACTGTCTTAACGAAAATCCACATATTGCAATACTGGCCAATGTAACCAGTCTTCATGTTAAGATCGCAATAAAATTGGCAAATGCTGGAATTAATTTGTTCATAGAAAAACCTCTTTCTAACTCAATAGAAAGAGTTGAAACTTTGTTAAAATTAGTAAAAAAAAGAAAACTCGTAACATTAATGGGATGTAATTTTCGTTTCCACCCATGTATAAAGGCAATAAAAAAAATTATTTCTAATAATGAAATAGGAAGAATAATCTCTGTTCGTGTAGAGAATGGCTCATTTCTTCCTAATTGGCATCCATATGAAAAATATCCAAATAGCTATGCATCACGTGAAGAATTAGGTGGTGGAGTAGTATTGACATGTATACATGAAATAGACTATCTGTATTGGTTTTTTGGTAATGTTAAAGAAGTTTTTTCTATTACTGGAAAATTCAGTGATCTAAAAATATCTGCAGAAGACTTATCAGCTGCCTTGTTAAGATTTCAAAATAACATTATAGCTGAAATACACCTAGATTATTTTCAGAGTCCACCTGTTAGAAGTTGTAAGATATTAGGAACAGATGGGACAATTTATTGGGATTTAGATACTAATACAGTTAAAATGTATAATGTAAAAAGAAAAAAATGGATTGAAAAGTTGAAATTACAAAATTATAATAACAATGATATGTACATTGAAGAATTGTCTCATTTTCTAAAATCTATTAAAACAAAACAAAAAACCATTAATAGTATTGAGGAAGGTTTTCGAGTATTGAAAATTGCCTTGGCAATAAAGAAATCTTCAAAAATTAAGAAGGTGATAACAATAAATTGA
- a CDS encoding N-acetyl sugar amidotransferase: protein MKYCKKCLMPNTRPGLKFDENGICIACINFEKQKTTDWNNRLKELRTLCDKYRGSNGNGYDCAIAVSGGKDSHFQIYIMKEVMKMNPVLLTVGNTDWTETGRKNLDNISDVFGCEIIVLQPNRHITRILTRKAFEEFGQPSWYVDSLIYAFPYRMAIQLGVKLLVYGEDVNYTYGGKYNTETPSAMLQPSNDVVRPFPKKWLEDNQISEKDLASTIPPSVEECEKFGLNPIYLSYFVPWNSVHNYEVAKRWGFRHLGHEYEREGSIDNYDQIDSLSYLLNPYLKYLKFAHSVATDNASRWIRYGLKTREEMIPVVEEFDKKLDQGILDKFCEFVGISTREFWKIMDKWYNHDFFEQDRDGVWHPKFKVGTGLIK from the coding sequence ATGAAATATTGTAAAAAATGTCTTATGCCAAATACAAGACCTGGACTTAAATTTGATGAGAATGGTATTTGTATTGCATGTATTAATTTTGAAAAACAAAAAACAACTGATTGGAATAATAGACTAAAAGAACTTAGAACTCTATGTGATAAGTATAGGGGAAGTAACGGTAATGGATATGACTGTGCTATTGCAGTTTCTGGAGGAAAGGACTCTCACTTTCAAATTTATATTATGAAAGAGGTGATGAAAATGAATCCGGTTCTTCTCACAGTTGGAAATACAGATTGGACTGAAACAGGAAGAAAAAACCTCGATAATATTTCTGATGTATTTGGATGTGAAATAATTGTATTACAACCCAATAGGCACATTACTAGAATATTAACTAGAAAAGCATTTGAGGAATTTGGTCAGCCATCTTGGTATGTTGATTCATTAATCTACGCATTTCCTTATCGCATGGCAATACAGCTAGGTGTGAAATTGTTAGTATATGGTGAAGATGTAAACTATACTTATGGTGGTAAGTATAATACAGAAACACCATCTGCAATGTTACAACCATCAAATGATGTTGTTAGACCTTTTCCAAAAAAATGGCTTGAAGATAATCAAATATCAGAAAAGGACTTGGCATCTACTATTCCTCCATCAGTTGAAGAATGCGAAAAATTTGGATTAAATCCAATTTATTTAAGTTATTTTGTGCCTTGGAATTCTGTACATAATTATGAAGTAGCAAAACGTTGGGGTTTTAGACACCTTGGACATGAATATGAAAGAGAAGGCTCAATTGATAATTATGACCAAATAGACTCATTGTCATATTTATTGAATCCTTATCTGAAGTACCTTAAATTTGCCCATTCCGTAGCTACCGATAATGCTTCCCGTTGGATAAGATATGGATTAAAAACCAGAGAAGAAATGATCCCTGTTGTTGAAGAATTTGATAAAAAATTAGATCAGGGAATTTTAGATAAATTTTGTGAATTTGTGGGAATATCAACTAGAGAATTTTGGAAAATTATGGACAAATGGTATAATCATGATTTCTTTGAGCAAGATAGGGATGGAGTGTGGCACCCCAAATTTAAAGTGGGAACGGGATTAATAAAATAA
- a CDS encoding DegT/DnrJ/EryC1/StrS family aminotransferase, which produces MNNEDGSVSSWKIPLYKIYTDDEDLNLITKIVRRGNNWAMGPEIKEFENAIKNYVGTDYCVALNSGTSALHAAFLAYGIGHGHEIIVPSFSFISTANSVLFVGAKPNFADIEESTYGLDPKSILTKINPLTKAIVPMDYGGMSCNIFEIQEIAKRNNILLIEDAAESLGSSVKGKKVGSVADLAIFSFCGNKVLTTGEGGAIVTNSKEIHDRIKLIRSHGRVDKTEYFNNPSESQYVELGYNWRMSSITAALGISQLNKLNKIIRMRQENANYISSRISKYPEIRVPTPPSDYEHIYQMYTIKLSDKKIRDDLHDYLLRKRVFSKIYFNPIHLTEFYMQKIGTSKLSLPITERVSQQVLTLPLYPNMTSEEKEFLVESIAEFFESKYQNN; this is translated from the coding sequence TTGAATAATGAAGATGGTAGCGTTTCATCTTGGAAAATTCCTCTCTATAAGATTTACACTGACGATGAAGATTTGAATTTAATCACAAAGATAGTTAGACGTGGAAATAATTGGGCGATGGGTCCAGAAATTAAAGAATTTGAAAATGCAATCAAGAATTATGTTGGTACTGATTATTGTGTCGCATTAAATTCAGGTACTTCTGCTCTACACGCTGCATTTTTGGCATATGGTATAGGGCATGGTCATGAAATTATTGTACCATCATTTTCGTTTATTTCTACTGCTAATTCAGTTCTTTTTGTGGGTGCAAAACCAAACTTTGCAGATATAGAAGAAAGTACTTATGGTTTAGATCCAAAATCTATTTTAACTAAGATAAATCCTCTTACAAAAGCAATAGTGCCAATGGATTACGGAGGTATGTCATGTAATATTTTTGAGATTCAAGAAATAGCTAAACGTAATAATATTTTACTAATTGAAGACGCTGCAGAATCTTTGGGTTCTTCGGTAAAAGGAAAAAAAGTTGGTTCTGTAGCAGATTTGGCAATCTTTAGTTTTTGTGGTAATAAAGTACTTACAACTGGAGAGGGCGGAGCAATAGTAACAAATTCAAAAGAAATTCATGATAGGATAAAATTAATACGCTCACATGGTAGAGTTGATAAAACTGAATATTTCAACAATCCCTCTGAATCACAATATGTGGAATTAGGATACAATTGGCGAATGTCCTCCATAACTGCTGCTTTAGGTATATCTCAATTAAACAAACTCAATAAAATTATTAGAATGAGACAAGAAAACGCAAATTATATTTCTTCTAGAATTTCAAAATATCCTGAGATTAGAGTTCCAACTCCGCCTTCAGATTATGAACATATTTACCAAATGTATACCATAAAGTTATCTGATAAAAAAATACGAGATGATTTACATGATTATCTTTTAAGAAAACGAGTATTTTCTAAAATTTATTTTAATCCCATTCATCTCACAGAATTTTATATGCAAAAAATAGGAACTAGCAAGCTGTCATTACCCATAACAGAACGTGTTTCTCAACAAGTATTAACACTCCCATTGTATCCAAATATGACCTCTGAAGAAAAAGAATTCCTTGTTGAATCTATAGCTGAATTTTTTGAGTCTAAATATCAAAATAACTAA
- a CDS encoding SDR family oxidoreductase, whose amino-acid sequence MKKENSINRLFNLKNKTIILTGSAGRLGTRFAHVLSEAGANVVLVDIKNKQNKNLEEDLAKKYHTHPIAFDLDISKQSDMKTLTKDVLAKYKKIDILVNNAHFIPRDHPQRDAPFEKYPLELWDKTITTNLRGLFLCCQEIGKVMSKQKKGVIVNISSIYGITGADQRIYGKSRLNSPAFYAATKGAMVNLTRYLAAYWHRQNIRINTLTLGGVFDPKLHKDKNFVKRYSEKTMLGRMACKEDYDGPLLFLASDASSYVTGTNVIVDGGWTAW is encoded by the coding sequence TTGAAAAAAGAAAATTCTATTAATAGATTATTTAATTTAAAAAATAAGACTATCATTCTCACTGGTTCAGCAGGACGTTTAGGAACTCGATTTGCACATGTGTTAAGTGAAGCTGGTGCAAATGTTGTTTTGGTGGATATAAAAAATAAACAAAATAAAAACCTAGAAGAGGATTTAGCTAAAAAATATCATACACATCCAATTGCGTTTGATCTAGACATAAGTAAGCAATCTGACATGAAAACACTAACAAAAGATGTTTTAGCAAAATACAAAAAAATTGATATTTTGGTTAATAATGCACATTTTATTCCACGAGATCATCCACAAAGAGATGCACCTTTTGAAAAATATCCTTTGGAATTATGGGATAAAACAATTACTACGAATTTGAGAGGCCTTTTCTTATGCTGCCAAGAAATTGGTAAAGTGATGTCTAAGCAAAAAAAAGGAGTAATTGTGAATATCTCTTCAATATATGGCATTACTGGTGCTGATCAAAGGATTTATGGAAAAAGTAGACTGAATTCACCAGCTTTTTATGCTGCGACAAAAGGCGCCATGGTAAACCTTACTCGTTACCTTGCTGCATATTGGCATAGACAAAACATTCGAATAAACACTCTTACACTTGGTGGCGTTTTTGATCCAAAGCTGCACAAAGACAAAAATTTTGTTAAGAGATACTCAGAAAAAACAATGCTTGGAAGAATGGCATGCAAAGAAGATTATGATGGGCCATTGTTATTTTTGGCATCTGATGCTTCTTCTTATGTTACTGGTACTAATGTGATAGTTGATGGTGGTTGGACTGCATGGTAA
- a CDS encoding acylneuraminate cytidylyltransferase family protein: MKPICFIGARGGSKGVPRKNIRKLAGKPLIAYTIESALDSDLFSSVIVSTEDNKIASIAKKYGAEIPFIRPKKLASDTSGMYEVIIHAIEKLRYLGYEFDIMINRDCTVPFIRNIDIRGSIELLKRKRCDMVCGVYRQHHNPYFNMMEVNSNGFLKFSKKKSRRIKNRQDAPIVYQLNGLFTFYVEKLLKYKRFYMPHTLPYEILPPTGLMIDTEFEFQIAEMIAKNKIKI; the protein is encoded by the coding sequence ATGAAACCCATCTGTTTTATAGGTGCCAGAGGAGGATCAAAAGGAGTACCAAGAAAGAACATAAGAAAATTAGCTGGAAAACCACTCATAGCGTACACGATAGAAAGTGCTCTTGATTCAGATCTCTTTAGTAGTGTAATTGTCTCTACGGAAGATAATAAAATTGCTTCCATAGCAAAAAAATATGGTGCTGAAATACCGTTTATTCGCCCAAAAAAACTCGCTAGTGATACATCTGGAATGTATGAGGTCATAATTCATGCAATAGAAAAATTACGTTACTTGGGATATGAATTTGACATTATGATAAATCGAGATTGTACTGTGCCGTTCATCAGAAATATTGACATCCGAGGGTCTATTGAATTATTAAAAAGAAAAAGATGTGACATGGTTTGTGGAGTTTATAGACAACATCACAATCCCTATTTCAATATGATGGAAGTAAATTCTAATGGTTTTTTGAAATTTAGTAAAAAAAAGAGCAGGAGGATTAAAAACAGACAAGATGCACCAATCGTCTATCAACTAAATGGTTTATTCACATTTTATGTTGAAAAATTGTTAAAATACAAAAGATTCTATATGCCGCATACACTTCCTTATGAAATTCTTCCTCCTACTGGTTTAATGATAGATACAGAATTTGAATTTCAGATAGCGGAAATGATAGCAAAAAATAAAATTAAAATTTAA
- a CDS encoding N-acetylneuraminate synthase family protein, which translates to MIFLVAEIGVNWDGDLDLANEMMLNAKKTGFDAVKFQAFNESIVKNHPENSRLIKTSISKKNIEQIDKLSKSIGIEWFCTPMYAEAVDLLDPFVKRFKIRESDSRPILKNETTSLFERVLKTNKEIIMSSNASPRTSKYFKNSQIKWLYCVPKYPCELNELDFTDFRDFHGFSNHSPSIIAPVTAAILGAKIIEVHITSDKSKNFFDNNVSFNYSELEELVSLIRLSEKIKK; encoded by the coding sequence ATGATTTTTTTAGTGGCTGAAATTGGTGTTAATTGGGACGGAGATTTAGATCTAGCAAATGAAATGATGTTAAATGCAAAAAAAACTGGTTTTGATGCAGTAAAATTCCAAGCATTTAATGAAAGCATAGTTAAGAATCATCCAGAAAATTCTCGTTTAATTAAAACTTCAATTTCTAAAAAAAACATAGAACAAATTGATAAATTATCAAAATCTATTGGAATAGAGTGGTTTTGTACTCCCATGTATGCCGAAGCTGTAGATCTATTAGATCCCTTTGTTAAAAGATTCAAAATTAGAGAGAGTGATAGTAGACCTATATTAAAAAATGAAACAACCTCCTTGTTCGAAAGAGTATTGAAAACGAATAAGGAAATAATCATGAGTAGTAATGCATCACCACGTACTAGCAAATATTTTAAAAATTCTCAAATAAAATGGCTTTATTGCGTTCCTAAATACCCTTGTGAATTAAATGAATTAGATTTCACAGATTTTAGAGATTTTCATGGTTTTTCAAATCATTCTCCTAGTATCATAGCACCAGTAACTGCAGCTATCTTAGGCGCAAAAATAATAGAGGTACACATTACATCTGATAAATCAAAGAATTTCTTTGATAATAATGTGAGTTTTAATTATTCTGAACTTGAAGAACTAGTTTCATTAATTCGTCTTTCTGAGAAAATAAAAAAATAA